In the Nodosilinea sp. FACHB-141 genome, ACCCCCAGGGATCGAGCTACGACCGTCGCCACCGTTCGACAGCGCCCCAGATAACCGGCGGCTCCAGCAATAGACTTCGCCAGCTTTGCCTAGCGTCTCGGTCAGCAACTAGACCCTAGGCAAATTATGGCGGCGATTGTGACGCCCTAGCCACCGCAAAACTGTATAAGAATTTACAAAATCTTGTTGATATCACGGGGGAAACATCCGGATTCCTAACGTCAGATTTCATAGCATGGGATTGTGTCGATCCGATGCAGGGCATTGAGCAGCCTCTATCTGGATCAGCGTTCACGGCTCTCAGCTAGACCTAATGGGCTTAATCAGTCTGCGATGGTAAAAGCTTTTCAGCGATCGCGGCTGAGATGATTTCCAGGGTTTGGCCCTCATCACGTTCCTGCAATTGTTTCACCCATGACCTCACTCGATGATTTAACTCTGTTGCAGTGGTTTGTCTCAGGGGATGCCACCCTAGAAGCGAACCAGTCGCTGCGCATTCAGCCCGCCAACAATGTGCGCCAGCTTCTGGGCCGCAAAGGATCGCTGCTAGCGATTGCCTACGATGCCACCACGCCGGCTCGCATTGAGGTGCGCCGCCACACTGACTACACGGACGTACTGCACCAGGTCTTGGTCGACCATCACTTTCTACCCGTTGGTCAGGGGCTAGATAGCCAGGTATTGTGCTACGCCCATCACCCTATCCCCCAGGGCTACCGGGTCAATTACGCCGCCGCCCGACAGCTTTGGAAGCAGTGGTGGATGCAGTCAAGCCGCCGCGGCAACCGCCCGCTGCAGCTTGACCTGCTAGTGTTGACCCAAAACCAGTGGTATCCCGTCCGCGACATTGCCATCAACAGCGGTACCCTCTACGTTGATACCCTACGCGGCGAGAACGTTTACCACGGCGATGACATGGTGGCCTGGCTCGAAAAAGAGCGCTGCGAAGAGGGCGACAAAACCTGTGTTTGGACATCGCCACCGGCTCAGGCGGCCCCGACTCCTCCTGAGCCGCCCGTTGCTGCAACTGTGCCGGCAAGGGCACCCGCTCCAGCCCCTCGCCCAGCCCCGCCGCTGAGATCACCGGTTGCCCCAGCCCCTCTAGCTAGCGTAGACCCCACTCTGGCTCCGGTGGTCTATGCCCTAGACGGTAAGGTCTACATCCAGACCGCTGTGGGAGTGGTTGTGGTGGAGGGCCAAGAGCTAAAGGCTTATAAATCCCTGCATCAGCCGGCGATCGCCCCTGATCGACTTGCGACCGTGGCAACCGTCAGGCAGCGCCTTAGGTAAACAGCCTAGGGGGCAGCAGCCACAGCAGGGTGCCCCGGCCATAGTCAATTTGAGACCAGGTGGTAATCTCAAACTCAAGGCAGACCATAGCCGCTGTGGGCATGTGCACGATACCGCCGCCCAAAAAAAACGAAGCTGCGTCAGACCAGGTCGGCTGATGGCCCACCAGCATGAGCGAGCGGTGATGGTCTGGCACCGCGTGAATCACCTGTAACACCTGGTCGACCGAGGCTTCGTAGAGGTCGTCGGTGACGCTCATGGGGCAGGGCCAGTGGCCAGCCTCCATGGCGATTTCTAGCGTGGTGCGGGCTCGCACCGCCGACGAGGTAATGGCCAGATCGGGGACTTTGCCTGCTGCCGCCAGCAGCTTGCCCATGGTTTTGGCGGCGACAATGCCGCGCTCGGCGACGGGGCGATCGCGATCGCGCCCGTTACCCACATTCCAGTCAGATTTGCCGTGGCGAAAAAGAATTAGCTGCTTGGTCATGGTAGGGGATCGATCGTGGCTCCAGGGCGATGTGCCCTTGATCACCTTAGGGGATCGCCCGGGGGGAATCAACGTTGCCCCCAGTTTTCTGCAGCTTTAGGACGGGACCCGCATCGATAGACCGATGCGCTTGAGCTTAACATCCACCTCCATCACCCGCACCGTCACCACCTGGCCCACTTTGACAATCTCGTTGGGGTCGCTGACAAAGCGATCGGCCATCTGCGAAATATGTACTAGCCCGTCCTGGTGCACCCCCACGTCCACAAACGCGCCGAAGTTAGTGACATTAGTGACCACTCCCTCTAGGGTGAGACCAGGCTTCAGGTCGGTAATTTCGTTAATACCCTCCTGAAAGCGGGCGTAGGCAAACTGCTCGCGGGGGTCGCGGCCGGGTTTTTCTAGCTCCTGCAAAATGTCTCGCAGGGTGAGTTCCCCGGCCTCGGCGGTGGTGTATTTTTTGATGTCGAGGCGCTTCAGCCGATCGGCGGCTTTGGGAATCTGCTCTAGGGGAAGGGAGAGATCAGCGGCGATCGCATCCACAATCCCGTAGCTTTCGGGGTGCACCGCTGTATTGTCGAGGGGGTTTTTACCGTTGCGAATACGCAGAAACCCCGCTGCTTGCTCAAAAGCCTTGGGTCCCAGTTTTTTGACCTTTAGCAGCTCCCGGCGCGACTGAAACGCTCCATTGGCATCGCGGAATTCGACAATATTGTTAGCCACCGCTGGGGTTAGCCCCGACACGTAGGTCAGCAGCTCGCGGGAGGCCATGTTCAGATCCACTCCCACGTAGTTGACGCAGCTCTCAATGGTGTCGTCGAGCTTTTGCTTGAGCCGCTTTTGATCGACATCGTGCTGGTACTGGCCTACGCCGATCGATTTGGGGTCGATCTTGACCAGCTCCGCTAGGGGGTCTTGCAGCCGCCGAGCAATGCTGATCGCCCCCCGCACCGTCACATCCAGGTCGGGGAATTCTGCCGCCGCCACCTCGCTGGCCGAGTAGATTGAGGCCCCCGACTCATTCACCAGCACTTTCACCGGAGGATTCGACAAAGTCTTCAGAACTTCCCCCACAAAGGCGTCGGTTTCGCGGCTGGCGGTGCCGTTGCCGATCGCAATCAGCTCAATCCCGTGTTTGCGAATCATCCCCGCTAGGGTTTGGGCCGCCTGCTGCCGCTGGTTGTGGGATTGGTGGGGAAACACCGCCTGATACTCCAGAAACTTGCCAGTGCCATCCACTGCCGCCACCTTGCAGCCGGTGCGAAAGCCGGGGTCGACCCCCAGGGTGGGCTTCATGCCCGCTGGGGGCGACAGCAGCAGGTTCTTCAGGTTGGCCTCAAAGTTTTGAATCGACACCTCATCGGCCCAGGCTTTCTTCTCGGCCATCACCTCGCTGGTCAGCGACGGCTTCATCAACCGGCCATAGGCATCTTGAATTACCCCCCGGTAGAACTGGCGAACCTCAGGTACGGGAGTTTTCACCACCCGCTTTTCAAGGGTTTGCAGCACGGGGTCGGGCTCTACCTCCAGCCCCACCTTGAGAATGCCTTCGCGATCGCCTCGCAGCAGCGCCAGCAAATTGTGGGAGGCGATCGAGCGCACCGGGACCTGGTAAGCCCGATACATCTCGTACTTGGTGCTGCCCTCGGGGTGGCCTTTTTTAATGCTGGCGATGAACTGGCCGTGGGTCAGGAGGCGATCGCGCACATACCGCCGCAGCTCCGCCCGCTCTGCCACCTGCTCCGCCAAAATATCTGCCGCCCCCTGCAGGGCTTCGTCCGTAGACTGAACCCCTTTGTCCGGGTTCACAAACGCTTGCGCTTCCTGAAGCAGAACCGCCCGTTTGCCCATTTTATTTAGCTCCTCAATTTTCTGAGCCAGCGGCTCTAGCCCTTTCTCTTTGGCCATGGTGGCGCGGGTGCGGCGCTTGGGCCGGTAAGGCAGATAAAGATCCTCTAGTTCCGTCTTTTGCTGGCAGGCGAGAATGGCGGTCTTGAGCGCCTCCGTGAGTTTACCCTGGGATTGAATCTCGCCCAGCACCGTCTGTCGCCGATCCTCAAGCTCGGTCAGGTACTGGTGGCGCTCGGCAATCTGCCGCAGCTGCACCTCATCTAGATCCCCCGTGCGCTCCTTGCGGTAGCGGGCCACAAAGGGCACCGTCGCCCCTTCGGCAAACAGCGCCAGGGTAGCCTCTACCTGGGCTGGACGGATCTCAAGTTCGGCAGCAATGGTGGTCGCGAGCGGAGTCATGGGGCAGCTACTGAGGCAATAACAGTCCTCCATTGTAGATGTGGCCTGAACAGCTCAGAGAAAGTAGCTAGCATCCGTTGCGATAGCTAGCTCAACCCTTTGAATAGTGATTAGTAACTGACGACCGCCCCCAGGGATTTCAGCATTCGTTCTTCGGTGTCGGATAGGCCAGTGGCCCCACGGATATTGACGCCTTCATAGGGGCGATCGGGGCGTAGGGTTTGCTGACACAGGCCCGTCGCCAGATCCCACACGCGGATTTCGTCGTCTTGGCTGGCGGTGATCAGGTGGGTGCCGCTAGAACAACCCGAGACTTGCCAGATATCTTGGCTGTGGCCCTTGAGGGTATGACGGCATTGGTTGGTTTTAACATCCCACACCTTGACCTGGGCGTTTTGGCTAGTCAGCGCCAAAATGTCTCCCGCCGGATCTAGGGTAACCCCTTGTAGCCATTGCTCTGCGGGGTGTTGCCACTGGCCGAGACAGCCATTGTCCTGCTCCAGATTCCACCAGCGCACGGTGCCGTCATGGCTGGCGCTGGCCAGTCTCTCGCCCTGGGCCACGAGACTGTGTACCTGACTTTGGTGGCCCGATAGAGTGCGGCGATCGGAGCCCATGGTGCCCTGCTGCCACGACCAAAGGCCAATGGTGCCATCCCTAGCACCTACTACAATCCAGTCGCCGTTGGGGCTAAACAGTAGGGCTGACGGGCTGTCCGGGGCGTCTTCTAGCTCTCCTACGGCGCTGCCAGTAGTGCAATTCCACACCAAGATGCCGCTGTCGGGGCCTGCGGTAGCCAACCACTGACCATCTGGGCTAAAGCGCAGCAGGGTGGCCGGGGTTGGCTTGGCGACCACCCACTGGCTCTGGCCGGTCGCGATCGACCAGAGTCGCAGGGTCTGGTCGTCGGCGCTGCTAGCCAACCACTGACCATCGGCGCTAAGGGCGACGGTGCGCACCGAGCCGCTGTGGCCCGCTAGGGCACGAGGGCCGATGGCGTAGGGGCTATGGGCGTTGACCTGCCACAGCCGCAGGTGGGTATCTTCGTGGCCAGTGAGAATAGTGCCGCTGTCAGCGCTAGCGCTAAAGGCCAGGCAGCGCACCGGATGCGCCTGGCTGAGAAAGCTGCGCCAGCACTGGCCCCGTTTAACGCTCCAGAGCTTGATGGTGTAGTTGCTGCCGGTGACGAAATAGCGGCTATCGGCGCTAAAGGCTAGGGTCCATACCGGCGCTCCCAGCGATGGCAGTGCATAGCAGAGGCGACGGTTGGGAATATCCCACACCGTGACGGTGAAGTCTTGGCTGCTAGACACCAGATAGCGCCCGTCAGGGCTGAGGGCGAGGGCGGGCAAAGCCTGTACGTCGATGGGCAAAATCCAGCAGGGCAGTCCGGTGGCCAAATTCCAAATGGTCAGGCAGTGGTCGTCACAGCCCGCTGCAAAAGGAATCGGCTGGCAGTCGGGGTCGTTGGGGTCGGGCAAAAACCCCACAGTGCGAATCGCCGCCGTCGATCGCGCCTGGAGATCTTTCAGCAGGGTGCGATCGCCCACATTCCACAGGCAGGCGCGCTGGTCATCGCCGCCGCTCACCAGGTGGTCGCCCAAAGCACTGTAGACCAAGCTGTGAATTGCCCCAGTGTGGTCATCTAGACAGCCCTGGCGAAAGCCCGAAGCGACTTCCCACAGGCACAGCCGACCGCTGTCATCGCCGGAGGCCAACTGGCTGCCGTCGGGGCTAAAGGCCAGGGCTCGCACTGGGGCCTGGTGATCGTCCAGAATGTCGGCTTGGTAGGTGGATCCCACTGACCACAGCCAGATTTGCCCGCTTTCGGTGCCCATGGCCAGCAGATCGCCCTGGGGGCTAAAGGCCAGCGATCGAATGCTCTGGCCCTCGTCAAACATCCAGACCAGCTTGCCCCGCTTTAAATCCCACAGCAGCAGTCGGCCCTCGTGATCGCCCGTGGCTAAGTGCCATCCCTCTTCTAAAGACGATCCGCGCTGGCCTTGCTTATCTTTAGGACCAACGGGGCTAAAGGCGGCCACCGGATCGCGCCCCAGGGCGGTGGCGAAGGTGGTGTCGCTGAACTGGGCCTGGCTAAAGCTGGCGCCCTGCAGGCTCACCCGCCGCAGATCGCCCTGCCAAATAGCCAGATGAGAAAAATCGGCACCGCTAATGCCTAGGCCTAGATGCTGGCAGAGATGAATGACGTTGCCGGCTCCGTAGCCCGGCTGGCCCACGAGAGGCTGTAGGGCCTTGAGCAGGCGATCGCCCTTAGCGGCCAAGGCTCCATCGGTGGCGTACTGTTGCCGGAGCTCTTCTGCTAAAGGGCTGAGCATGGCTGCTCGCTGACGCTCCTGCACGACCTCCCGGGCGGTCATGGTGACGAGGGCCAACCGCTGAAGCCAGTCAAAGGTTTCGGCCTCTAGCTCCGCGGTCAGCACGCCCTGCAGCCGCTCCAGGACCAGGGCCTGCACCGAGGGGCCTAGGCTCAACACTAACCCACGTCTCTCGGTGGCCTGAGCCTGAACCCAACCACGCCCCAGGGCCGACTGCACCACCATATCGGTCAGGGGTGGCTGCATGGCCCCATTGAGGTCGTCGAGGGTGACTGGCTCCTGGGCCAGGGCTAGCCAGTACAGCAGGGCCCATTCTTCAGCCGGCAGGCGCTCTAGGGCCTGGGTAAAGGTACGGTGTACAACGACAGGCACGACCGTCTTAGCCGCCTGGAGCAACATCCGGGGCTGACCCTGGTAGACCTCTCGCAGCGTCGCCCCTAGCCCCCGCAGCACCAGGGGGTGGCTGCCGTAGCGATCGATTAGCGCTCCCCAGTCGTCAGCGCTCAGGGCGGTCGGGGCCTGAAGCAGAGACCGAGCCGCATCGGTGACCAGATCGCCGAGGACATAATCTCGCACCCGTGGCCCCTGCACCTGGGAAAAATCGGCGGGCTTTTCGCGGCTGACCCAGACTAGACAGCTCTGGTGATGGTGCTCGGCTCCCTGGTGAAAAAAGTGCTGGAGGGCGTCGGTATTAGCTCGGTAGCTGCCTGCTGGTTGCTGAGTCTCAAAGAGCTGCTCTAGACCATCGATAATTAGCAGGACGCGGCGCTGGCCCAGCTGATCGAGCACCCAGTCTACTTGGGCTTGGGAGGCGATCGCCGCCTGCGGGTCAAGCCAGTGGACGATCGCCCCCAGCACGTCCTGCTCGGTGGCCTCGGCGGTTAGAGCTAGGTAGCCGCACTGGTCGACTTGAGGGGCAACGGTGGCGGCGATCGCTGCTGCCACCGTCGTCTTGCCCACGCCTGGCAGCCCCCATAGGACTACCGTGCGGCAGCGCTCCGCCAAAATCCACTCGGTCAGGGTAGCCAGTTCTGCCTGGCGGCCCGCACAGTCGTCTAGATCGAGGCGTGGGGATTCACGCACCACTAGGGCGGGAGTGGGCAGGGGCGATCGCGGCTCCACCACAATATGCGGCGGCGGGGCCGGTTCAGTCGCCACTACCCCCTGCATCATCCAGGTGTGCAGCACGTTCTGAATATTGCGCTTCGTAACCCGAACGCCTTGGAGATCAGCATCTACCAGCTCGGTCAGCAGCTGCCAGAGCTTGGGGCCGACGTCTTTTTTGAGATAGTCTTCGGTGTAGCCAGCAGTGGGGGTTGCCATCGCTGCATAGGTCTTGTTCTCCCAAGATCCCTGTAGCACCAGACGCTCGACATCCTTTAGCGGTCGCCCCTTGCGCTCCACAGCAACTTGGTTGATGTGTACAGCAATTTTCTCAAAATCCATTGGCTAAACCGCCGCGATGCCCCAAATCTGGCCTCAGTCTAACCTGAATTTTTCAGAACTCCTCAGCTGCCGTGCCTAGGAAATTTGGCAAAAAAAATTCCCCAACCCAAGGGCAGGGGAATGATCAGGGTGCATCTACCAGTTCATATTTCTGCGCCAGCTGAGTGAATCAGGATGGTTTGGAAGGGATTTTGTTAGAGTGCCTGGGAAGGTAGGAGTGGATGGGTAGATGTGTGGATGAGTAGATGGGAGGGTGTCTGTATATCTCAGTCCATCGGTGGGGCATCGCCATATTGCTTCAGCTTTCTAGAGGGCAACAGAAAGGAAGGGCACATCGTTAGGCTGTTGGGAACTGTTTAGAGACATTTTTTAGGAGCAAATTTTGTCGGATTCGCTGAACTTGAAGGCCTACGACCTTTGGAAAACCTATGGCGACGAGCCGGTGGTGCAGGGCATTAGCTTTACCCTGGCACCGGGTGAGATTGTCGGTCTGCTAGGGCCCAATGGGGCGGGCAAAACCACGACGGTGGGCATGCTGTTTGGCACCGTTGTCCCCACTAAGGGGTTTGTGCAGTTTGGCCCCTGGCAACTGCCGGGGCAAGGACAGCTGGCCCGCGCCCAGATGGGCATTGTCACCCAAGAAGACAACCTCGACCCCGACTTTACGGTGTTTAAAAACCTTACCCACTTTGCCCACCACTACCGCATTACTGACGCGGCGGCGCGGCAGCGGGCGGGGGAACTGCTGGCCCTGGTCAATCTGGAGCACCGAGCCGAGGCCCAGGTGGATGAGCTGTCGGGCGGCATGAAGCGCAAGCTGGTGCTGGCTCGCGCCTTACTCAATCGGCCCAAAATTGTGTTTCTAGATGAGCCCACCACCGGCCTCGACCCTGACGCTCGCCAGGATTTTTGGCGGCTGGTGCAGCACCTCAAGGCCAGCGGCTGCGGCATTTTGCTGACCACCCACTATATGGATGAGGCCCAAAGGCTGTGCGATCGCCTCCTTCTCCTACAGCAGGGCAAAGTCATTGATGAGGGCACCCCTACCGATCTAGTCGCGCGGGTGATTGGCCGCGAGGTGGCTGAAATCGGAGGGGTTGAAGCCCAAATTCTTCAGGATCTAGCGGCCCGCCATGGGGCTTGGTATCGGGCTTTTGGCAATGGTCACCTGGTGGCGCTGCCCGATCGCGAGCCTGAGGTGGTTTGGGATGCGATCGCCGCCCACCATCCCAGCCGCCTCCTGCGGCGGCCCGCCAACTTAGAAGACGTGTTTTTGCGACTCACTGGGAGCGTGCTGGAATGAAGCTAATTACCGCTACCCCCTGGGGGGTGTATTCGGTCTGGTGGCGCCACTTTCAGGTGTATCGCAGCACCTGGTTGGTGAACTGCCTGCCGCCTGTCTCTGAGCCAATTGTGTATCTGCTGGCCTTTGGCTACGGTCTTTCTCCGCTGATTGGTGAGGTGGACTATTTGGGGCAGATGATTCCCTACGCGCGGTTTTTGGCGCCGGGGATGATTGCGATCGGAGTGCTGTTTCAGTCGTTTTTTGAGGGAGCCTACAGCAGCTTCATTCGGCTCAATTTTCAAAAGACCTGGCAGGCGCTGCTAACAGCCCCATTGAGCTATACCGACGTGTTTTTGGGCGACTGGTTTTGGGCGGCGACTAAGGGGTCGATCGCCGGCACTATCACCGGGCTAGTCGCGGTGTTGGCCAATCTCTACGACCTCTCTAGCCTGGTGCTGTCGCTGCCGCTGATTGTGCTGGGCAGCCTGCTGTTTGGGGCCTTTGGTCTGCTGGTGGCCGGGTCCGTGAACAAGGTTGACCAGGTGAATGTGCCGATTTTTCTGGTAATCATCCCCATGTTTACCCTCTGCGGCACCTACTTTCCGCGCGATACGCTGCCGCCGCTGCTGGCCAAGTTTGCCGCGTTTTTGCCCCTGGCCTCCCTGGTTGATCTGCTGCGCTGGCCCCTGGGTCTGCCCCCCTGGTGGCCCCTGCTGCTAGTCTGGCTAATCGGCTGGCTGGTGCTGACGGCAAGGCTTGCCGCCCTGCGGATTTATCCGAGATTGTTTAGCTAGTAAGTTCATTTAGCTAGTCAAGCTGCAGGAGTGCCCTTGTTTTGCTCTCTTTGAGCGAGGATTGAGGCTGAAGCACGATATTGAGCGAAAAGTGACAGATTTGCTAGTTTCTACCGTGGTATGGTGCAGCCTTCCATAACCTTTGGAGTAGGAGTCGGCGGCCATGGGATCTGTTCAATCTACAGCGCTGACAGCCTTAGGGCTGGTCGCTTTTGCGGGAGTTGGCATCGTTGCCCAAGATGCCGAAGCGGCGGAGATACCGGAGGCG is a window encoding:
- a CDS encoding histidine phosphatase family protein — protein: MTKQLILFRHGKSDWNVGNGRDRDRPVAERGIVAAKTMGKLLAAAGKVPDLAITSSAVRARTTLEIAMEAGHWPCPMSVTDDLYEASVDQVLQVIHAVPDHHRSLMLVGHQPTWSDAASFFLGGGIVHMPTAAMVCLEFEITTWSQIDYGRGTLLWLLPPRLFT
- a CDS encoding Tex family protein, with protein sequence MTPLATTIAAELEIRPAQVEATLALFAEGATVPFVARYRKERTGDLDEVQLRQIAERHQYLTELEDRRQTVLGEIQSQGKLTEALKTAILACQQKTELEDLYLPYRPKRRTRATMAKEKGLEPLAQKIEELNKMGKRAVLLQEAQAFVNPDKGVQSTDEALQGAADILAEQVAERAELRRYVRDRLLTHGQFIASIKKGHPEGSTKYEMYRAYQVPVRSIASHNLLALLRGDREGILKVGLEVEPDPVLQTLEKRVVKTPVPEVRQFYRGVIQDAYGRLMKPSLTSEVMAEKKAWADEVSIQNFEANLKNLLLSPPAGMKPTLGVDPGFRTGCKVAAVDGTGKFLEYQAVFPHQSHNQRQQAAQTLAGMIRKHGIELIAIGNGTASRETDAFVGEVLKTLSNPPVKVLVNESGASIYSASEVAAAEFPDLDVTVRGAISIARRLQDPLAELVKIDPKSIGVGQYQHDVDQKRLKQKLDDTIESCVNYVGVDLNMASRELLTYVSGLTPAVANNIVEFRDANGAFQSRRELLKVKKLGPKAFEQAAGFLRIRNGKNPLDNTAVHPESYGIVDAIAADLSLPLEQIPKAADRLKRLDIKKYTTAEAGELTLRDILQELEKPGRDPREQFAYARFQEGINEITDLKPGLTLEGVVTNVTNFGAFVDVGVHQDGLVHISQMADRFVSDPNEIVKVGQVVTVRVMEVDVKLKRIGLSMRVPS
- a CDS encoding AAA family ATPase; its protein translation is MDFEKIAVHINQVAVERKGRPLKDVERLVLQGSWENKTYAAMATPTAGYTEDYLKKDVGPKLWQLLTELVDADLQGVRVTKRNIQNVLHTWMMQGVVATEPAPPPHIVVEPRSPLPTPALVVRESPRLDLDDCAGRQAELATLTEWILAERCRTVVLWGLPGVGKTTVAAAIAATVAPQVDQCGYLALTAEATEQDVLGAIVHWLDPQAAIASQAQVDWVLDQLGQRRVLLIIDGLEQLFETQQPAGSYRANTDALQHFFHQGAEHHHQSCLVWVSREKPADFSQVQGPRVRDYVLGDLVTDAARSLLQAPTALSADDWGALIDRYGSHPLVLRGLGATLREVYQGQPRMLLQAAKTVVPVVVHRTFTQALERLPAEEWALLYWLALAQEPVTLDDLNGAMQPPLTDMVVQSALGRGWVQAQATERRGLVLSLGPSVQALVLERLQGVLTAELEAETFDWLQRLALVTMTAREVVQERQRAAMLSPLAEELRQQYATDGALAAKGDRLLKALQPLVGQPGYGAGNVIHLCQHLGLGISGADFSHLAIWQGDLRRVSLQGASFSQAQFSDTTFATALGRDPVAAFSPVGPKDKQGQRGSSLEEGWHLATGDHEGRLLLWDLKRGKLVWMFDEGQSIRSLAFSPQGDLLAMGTESGQIWLWSVGSTYQADILDDHQAPVRALAFSPDGSQLASGDDSGRLCLWEVASGFRQGCLDDHTGAIHSLVYSALGDHLVSGGDDQRACLWNVGDRTLLKDLQARSTAAIRTVGFLPDPNDPDCQPIPFAAGCDDHCLTIWNLATGLPCWILPIDVQALPALALSPDGRYLVSSSQDFTVTVWDIPNRRLCYALPSLGAPVWTLAFSADSRYFVTGSNYTIKLWSVKRGQCWRSFLSQAHPVRCLAFSASADSGTILTGHEDTHLRLWQVNAHSPYAIGPRALAGHSGSVRTVALSADGQWLASSADDQTLRLWSIATGQSQWVVAKPTPATLLRFSPDGQWLATAGPDSGILVWNCTTGSAVGELEDAPDSPSALLFSPNGDWIVVGARDGTIGLWSWQQGTMGSDRRTLSGHQSQVHSLVAQGERLASASHDGTVRWWNLEQDNGCLGQWQHPAEQWLQGVTLDPAGDILALTSQNAQVKVWDVKTNQCRHTLKGHSQDIWQVSGCSSGTHLITASQDDEIRVWDLATGLCQQTLRPDRPYEGVNIRGATGLSDTEERMLKSLGAVVSY
- a CDS encoding ABC transporter ATP-binding protein, producing the protein MSDSLNLKAYDLWKTYGDEPVVQGISFTLAPGEIVGLLGPNGAGKTTTVGMLFGTVVPTKGFVQFGPWQLPGQGQLARAQMGIVTQEDNLDPDFTVFKNLTHFAHHYRITDAAARQRAGELLALVNLEHRAEAQVDELSGGMKRKLVLARALLNRPKIVFLDEPTTGLDPDARQDFWRLVQHLKASGCGILLTTHYMDEAQRLCDRLLLLQQGKVIDEGTPTDLVARVIGREVAEIGGVEAQILQDLAARHGAWYRAFGNGHLVALPDREPEVVWDAIAAHHPSRLLRRPANLEDVFLRLTGSVLE
- a CDS encoding ABC transporter permease, with product MKLITATPWGVYSVWWRHFQVYRSTWLVNCLPPVSEPIVYLLAFGYGLSPLIGEVDYLGQMIPYARFLAPGMIAIGVLFQSFFEGAYSSFIRLNFQKTWQALLTAPLSYTDVFLGDWFWAATKGSIAGTITGLVAVLANLYDLSSLVLSLPLIVLGSLLFGAFGLLVAGSVNKVDQVNVPIFLVIIPMFTLCGTYFPRDTLPPLLAKFAAFLPLASLVDLLRWPLGLPPWWPLLLVWLIGWLVLTARLAALRIYPRLFS